In the Chroococcidiopsis sp. SAG 2025 genome, one interval contains:
- a CDS encoding response regulator transcription factor, whose product MSLLILVVDDEPSIRVSASYALEQIGYSVVTAEHGKEALRIIEEYQPHLVITDIMMPQMNGYELIRWVRQRPAFRLLPVVFLTERTETEERIRGYQMGGDAYLPKPFELDELHAVVRNLLERSQLISQLMQWELRLRDRAQNTGRLPVSTDTFDYNPLSVPTPISSPTETLRHQLHSQIQATIAATRSHINFTDREQAVLKFLAQGLSNSQIATNLFLSPRTIEKYVSNLLGKTGTSNRVELLRFAMENHLIS is encoded by the coding sequence ATGTCGTTACTAATTCTCGTGGTTGATGATGAGCCGTCGATTCGTGTTTCTGCCAGCTATGCATTGGAGCAAATCGGTTACTCAGTAGTTACGGCTGAACATGGAAAAGAAGCGCTGAGAATTATTGAGGAATATCAACCTCATTTAGTTATCACCGATATTATGATGCCGCAGATGAATGGATACGAACTCATTCGATGGGTGCGTCAGCGTCCGGCATTTCGATTATTGCCTGTCGTATTTTTAACCGAACGCACGGAAACGGAAGAACGCATTCGCGGCTATCAAATGGGAGGCGATGCATACTTACCTAAACCGTTTGAATTGGATGAGTTACATGCTGTCGTTCGTAACCTGCTAGAGCGATCGCAGCTGATATCTCAACTGATGCAATGGGAATTGCGCCTGCGCGATCGCGCACAAAATACAGGTAGGCTACCCGTCTCTACAGATACTTTCGACTACAATCCTCTCAGTGTTCCGACACCAATTTCATCGCCAACTGAAACCTTACGCCACCAATTGCATTCCCAAATCCAAGCAACAATTGCAGCTACCAGATCTCACATTAATTTCACAGACAGAGAACAGGCTGTACTCAAATTTCTGGCGCAGGGACTATCTAATTCTCAAATTGCTACCAATCTATTTCTCAGTCCGCGCACGATAGAGAAATACGTGAGCAATTTGTTAGGTAAAACCGGAACTAGCAATCGGGTTGAATTGTTGCGCTTTGCGATGGAGAACCATTTAATTTCGTAA